The following coding sequences lie in one Streptomyces sp. NBC_00510 genomic window:
- a CDS encoding GNAT family N-acetyltransferase, translating into MTDLVIRPLATGEEALFESLPDPGLVGFAAFGDTYGGMAAAGEYRPEWTWVALRDGVVVARAAWWAGPEDDKPLALDWFDFTDAGAAVELLRTSPLRAEYSLKLPPGWRDLPAVREQARARIDAAVAAGLSPLVERFRYRWTPECGVPARPGRLEFRPEPDDAAVLDVFRRIHQGSLDAHVRRNVARSGLEAAAREELDYLLWLPSPREWWRLAYDSAGELVGLSVPGRHYGDPLIGYIGVVPEHRGHGYAYDLLVEATHKLAGEGVDRIVAGTDQTNTPMAAHFARAGYPIAQERIDLIWP; encoded by the coding sequence GTGACCGATCTGGTCATCCGCCCCCTCGCCACAGGCGAGGAAGCACTTTTCGAATCCCTGCCCGATCCCGGCCTTGTCGGTTTCGCCGCCTTCGGTGACACCTACGGTGGGATGGCCGCCGCCGGTGAGTACCGCCCCGAGTGGACCTGGGTGGCCTTGCGTGACGGCGTCGTCGTCGCGCGCGCCGCATGGTGGGCCGGCCCGGAGGACGACAAACCGCTCGCCTTGGACTGGTTCGACTTCACCGACGCAGGTGCGGCCGTGGAACTGCTCCGCACCTCGCCGCTGCGTGCCGAGTACTCCCTCAAGCTGCCGCCCGGCTGGCGTGACCTCCCCGCCGTCCGGGAGCAGGCCCGGGCACGGATCGACGCGGCCGTCGCCGCGGGGCTGTCCCCGCTGGTCGAGCGCTTCCGCTACCGCTGGACGCCGGAATGCGGCGTGCCCGCGCGCCCAGGCCGCCTCGAATTCCGTCCCGAGCCGGACGACGCCGCGGTCCTCGACGTCTTCCGCCGTATCCACCAGGGCAGTCTCGACGCCCATGTGCGCCGTAACGTCGCCAGATCCGGCCTCGAGGCGGCCGCCCGGGAAGAGCTGGACTACCTGCTCTGGCTGCCGAGCCCGCGCGAGTGGTGGCGTCTGGCCTACGACTCCGCCGGGGAACTCGTCGGCCTGAGCGTGCCCGGCCGCCACTACGGGGACCCCCTCATCGGCTACATCGGTGTCGTGCCCGAGCACCGCGGCCACGGATACGCCTACGACCTGCTCGTCGAGGCCACGCACAAGCTCGCCGGCGAGGGCGTGGACCGCATCGTGGCCGGGACGGACCAGACCAACACACCGATGGCCGCCCACTTCGCCAGGGCCGGTTACCCGATCGCTCAGGAACGCATCGACTTGATCTGGCCCTGA
- a CDS encoding SDR family NAD(P)-dependent oxidoreductase: MSLVTGIPFGAHSTAADVVRDVDLSGKRAVVTGGASGIGLETALALAGAGAEVTLAVRDPHAAAPAADRIRRETGRDDVHVARVDLADLDSVRAFTEGWTGPLHILVNNAGVMAVPELTLTPQGRETQYAVNFTGHAALTLGLHAALRAAGGARVVMVGSSAHLMAPVDFDDIHFAHRPYEAWTAYGQSKSAAILFTVALAGHWAADGITANALHPGGIMTNLQRHLSDEQLRFVGATDESGRKLDVPPGWKTPQQGAATQVLLAASPLVDGVTGRYFEDCRPAELQPEPTAGGTGVAAWAIDQASAERLWDDTMKELGC; this comes from the coding sequence ATGTCACTCGTCACCGGCATCCCCTTCGGGGCGCACTCCACCGCGGCGGACGTCGTACGCGACGTCGACCTCTCCGGCAAGCGCGCCGTCGTCACCGGCGGCGCTTCGGGCATCGGGCTGGAGACGGCCCTGGCCCTGGCCGGGGCGGGTGCCGAAGTGACCCTCGCCGTACGCGACCCGCACGCGGCCGCCCCCGCCGCCGACCGCATCCGCCGGGAGACCGGGCGCGACGACGTCCACGTCGCCCGGGTCGACCTGGCCGACCTCGACAGCGTGCGCGCCTTCACGGAGGGCTGGACCGGGCCGCTGCACATCCTCGTCAACAACGCGGGCGTGATGGCCGTGCCGGAGCTCACCCTCACCCCGCAGGGGCGGGAGACGCAGTACGCCGTCAACTTCACCGGCCACGCCGCGCTCACGCTCGGCCTCCACGCGGCGCTGCGCGCGGCCGGTGGCGCCCGGGTCGTCATGGTCGGCTCGTCCGCGCACCTGATGGCCCCGGTCGACTTCGACGACATCCACTTCGCCCACCGCCCCTACGAGGCGTGGACGGCGTACGGCCAGTCGAAGTCGGCCGCGATCCTCTTCACCGTCGCGCTCGCCGGGCACTGGGCGGCCGACGGCATCACCGCCAACGCGCTCCACCCGGGCGGCATCATGACCAACCTGCAGCGCCACCTCAGCGACGAGCAACTGCGGTTCGTGGGCGCCACGGACGAGTCGGGCCGGAAGCTGGACGTCCCGCCGGGCTGGAAGACCCCGCAGCAGGGCGCGGCCACGCAGGTGCTCCTGGCCGCCTCACCCCTGGTCGACGGCGTGACCGGCCGCTACTTCGAGGACTGCCGCCCGGCGGAACTCCAGCCCGAACCCACCGCGGGCGGAACCGGCGTCGCCGCCTGGGCGATCGACCAGGCGTCGGCAGAACGGCTCTGGGACGACACGATGAAGGAGCTCGGGTGCTGA
- a CDS encoding DUF5959 family protein: MTDEAQPLELFRFDDEGQSVSVRMEGGPPSVMGDNRYRRAEIVVESDFVSGRVRLVLSLEDLDEWRRCLDALACGDGVEWPPDERTAWLDIVPDDPMEVTVHDAPSTQVAVRVPIGLAEDWLEANRLRLDRVRRAFG, from the coding sequence ATGACCGACGAAGCACAGCCACTCGAGCTCTTCCGTTTCGACGACGAAGGACAGAGCGTCAGCGTCCGGATGGAAGGCGGTCCGCCGTCGGTCATGGGCGACAACCGGTACCGCCGGGCCGAGATCGTGGTGGAGAGCGACTTCGTCAGCGGGCGGGTGAGGCTGGTCCTCTCGCTCGAAGACCTGGACGAGTGGAGGCGCTGCCTCGACGCCCTCGCTTGTGGCGACGGCGTCGAGTGGCCGCCGGACGAACGCACGGCGTGGCTGGACATCGTCCCGGACGACCCGATGGAGGTGACGGTCCACGATGCGCCGTCCACCCAGGTTGCCGTGCGGGTACCGATCGGCCTCGCCGAGGACTGGCTGGAGGCGAACCGCCTGCGCCTCGACCGCGTGCGCCGGGCCTTCGGCTGA
- a CDS encoding TetR family transcriptional regulator, with the protein MAYDSAATRARLIEAAYGEFVAHGLAGARVDRIAKAAPANKQAIYAYFGSKDELFDAVLEARLRVLADVVPFTPDDLAGYAGALFDVFSDDPDLVKLTQWKALERPEASAMERDNHLGKAQAVADAHGVGLEAGMDALMVALSAAQAWVATPASIRNPGGGEETARRDRHREAVVAAVGAMTGRLLPRAAG; encoded by the coding sequence ATGGCTTATGACTCTGCCGCCACGCGGGCGCGCCTCATCGAGGCCGCGTACGGCGAATTCGTCGCGCACGGGCTCGCCGGGGCCCGGGTCGACCGGATCGCCAAGGCCGCACCGGCCAACAAGCAGGCCATCTACGCCTACTTCGGTTCCAAGGACGAGCTCTTCGACGCCGTTCTCGAAGCCCGGCTCCGCGTGCTGGCCGACGTCGTGCCGTTCACCCCGGACGACCTGGCCGGGTACGCGGGCGCGCTCTTCGACGTCTTCAGCGACGACCCGGACCTCGTCAAGCTGACCCAGTGGAAGGCCCTCGAGCGTCCCGAGGCCTCGGCCATGGAGCGGGACAACCACCTGGGCAAGGCGCAGGCGGTCGCCGACGCCCACGGCGTCGGCCTCGAAGCGGGCATGGACGCGCTGATGGTCGCGCTGTCCGCCGCGCAGGCGTGGGTCGCCACGCCCGCGAGCATCCGCAATCCGGGGGGCGGCGAAGAGACGGCCCGGCGCGACCGGCACCGCGAGGCGGTCGTGGCGGCCGTCGGCGCGATGACCGGGCGCCTCCTGCCGCGCGCCGCCGGCTGA
- a CDS encoding FAD binding domain-containing protein translates to MLLHLPTSVPEAQEFMAQGAVPVGGATLVWATWQRDGFPEQAMSLRDLPEANTIGREALGAAVVLNRIDDRVPEVLRRAAAGVGTGAVRRTATVGGNLVGSTLRCLLPAALVLGARAITLEPDRTHETDLAEAVAKQHLLLGIRWREPLVSTYEKLSGEAGGPPPLVVAAAVHAADEGRLLRVAVRDGYEVLGASVPFDGGTAAALHALEETDLAALHPAAWDVVRRQVTGLAGRLPGS, encoded by the coding sequence GTGCTGCTGCATCTGCCCACGTCCGTGCCCGAAGCACAGGAGTTCATGGCCCAGGGAGCGGTGCCCGTCGGCGGGGCGACGCTCGTGTGGGCGACCTGGCAGCGCGACGGCTTCCCCGAGCAGGCCATGTCGCTGCGCGACCTGCCGGAGGCCAACACGATCGGACGCGAGGCGCTGGGCGCGGCGGTGGTGCTGAACCGGATCGACGACCGGGTTCCGGAGGTACTGCGACGGGCGGCCGCCGGTGTGGGCACCGGCGCCGTGCGGCGGACGGCCACCGTCGGCGGCAACCTCGTCGGCAGCACCCTGCGCTGCCTGCTGCCCGCCGCCCTCGTCCTCGGCGCCCGCGCGATCACGCTGGAGCCGGACCGGACCCACGAGACCGATCTCGCCGAGGCCGTGGCCAAGCAGCACCTCCTGCTCGGCATCCGCTGGCGGGAGCCGCTGGTGAGCACCTACGAGAAGCTGTCCGGCGAGGCGGGCGGGCCTCCGCCCCTCGTCGTCGCCGCCGCGGTGCACGCCGCCGACGAGGGACGCCTCCTGCGCGTCGCCGTCCGTGACGGCTACGAAGTGCTCGGCGCGAGTGTCCCGTTCGACGGCGGCACCGCAGCGGCCCTGCACGCGCTGGAGGAGACGGACCTCGCCGCGCTCCACCCCGCGGCGTGGGACGTGGTGCGTCGGCAGGTCACCGGACTCGCCGGACGGCTCCCCGGCTCCTGA
- a CDS encoding iron-siderophore ABC transporter substrate-binding protein: MRRSIVIAATAAAAALALAGCGTTEPAADGAAKDDTKGITLTDASGAEVSLDGPAKKVVGTEWNVVESLVTLGVDPVGVADVKGYGTWDTVVPLKNQPKDIGTRGEPSMDTIASLSPDLIVATTDLPDAAVKQLKKIAPVLEVRSADAADPVGRMKENLDLIAEATGTTAKADEAKKAYDAKVAEGRKALADAGLAGSKIAFADGYVASNQVSIRPYTGGSLIGGVNEALGLKNAWKIGGDKDYGLAATDVEGLTGLGDVRFAYIGSDSEGSDPFADDLAKNSVWKSLPFVKKGEVHRLPDGIWMFGGPQSMESYVDAVVGALTK, translated from the coding sequence ATGAGACGCTCCATCGTCATCGCCGCCACCGCCGCTGCCGCCGCACTCGCCCTCGCCGGCTGCGGCACGACCGAGCCGGCCGCGGACGGCGCGGCCAAGGACGACACCAAGGGCATCACGCTCACCGACGCAAGCGGAGCCGAGGTCAGCCTCGACGGGCCCGCCAAGAAGGTCGTCGGCACGGAGTGGAACGTCGTCGAGTCCCTCGTGACGCTCGGGGTGGACCCGGTCGGCGTCGCCGACGTCAAGGGCTACGGCACCTGGGACACGGTCGTCCCGCTGAAGAACCAGCCCAAGGACATCGGCACCCGTGGCGAGCCCAGCATGGACACCATCGCCTCGCTCTCCCCGGACCTGATCGTCGCCACCACCGACCTCCCGGACGCCGCCGTCAAGCAGCTGAAAAAGATCGCCCCGGTCCTCGAGGTGCGTTCCGCCGACGCCGCCGACCCGGTCGGGCGGATGAAGGAGAACCTCGACCTCATCGCCGAGGCGACCGGCACCACCGCCAAGGCCGACGAGGCGAAGAAGGCCTACGACGCCAAGGTCGCCGAGGGGAGGAAGGCCCTCGCCGACGCGGGCCTCGCCGGCTCGAAGATCGCGTTCGCCGACGGCTACGTCGCCTCCAACCAGGTCTCCATCCGCCCCTACACCGGCGGCTCCCTCATCGGCGGCGTCAACGAGGCGCTCGGCCTGAAGAACGCCTGGAAGATCGGGGGCGACAAGGACTACGGCCTGGCCGCCACCGACGTCGAGGGACTCACCGGCCTCGGCGACGTGCGGTTCGCCTACATCGGCAGTGACAGCGAGGGCAGCGACCCCTTCGCCGACGACCTCGCCAAGAACTCCGTGTGGAAGTCCCTGCCGTTCGTGAAGAAGGGCGAGGTGCACCGGCTGCCCGACGGCATCTGGATGTTCGGCGGCCCGCAGTCGATGGAGTCGTACGTCGACGCCGTCGTCGGCGCCCTGACGAAGTAG
- a CDS encoding siderophore-interacting protein, whose translation MAKTPRLMPQNPRMFRAEVVRTERVSPSLHRVTVRGADLADFPWMGYDHWFRLFMQLPHQDALRLPEFSGARWWRPYLAIPTAERPHYSNYTVAAFRPEAAEMDIEFVVHRTPDGELEGRAAIWACGARPGDALALLDQGVMFDCPEDASEVLVVADESGMPAATGILRSLPRGTVGRLIQEIPTPDDRRDLDAPAGIAVTWVVRDDPHAVPGSVALAELRGHTPVDATGYAFVVGEQSLATKGRRHLHRAGLPKDRITFSGFWRHEARHEDA comes from the coding sequence ATGGCGAAGACCCCGCGGCTCATGCCGCAGAACCCCAGGATGTTCCGCGCCGAGGTCGTCAGGACCGAGCGGGTCTCCCCCTCCCTGCACCGCGTGACCGTCAGGGGCGCGGACCTCGCCGACTTCCCGTGGATGGGCTACGACCACTGGTTCCGCCTCTTCATGCAACTCCCCCACCAGGACGCCCTGCGGCTGCCCGAGTTCTCCGGGGCACGCTGGTGGCGGCCCTACCTCGCCATCCCCACGGCCGAGCGTCCGCACTACTCGAACTACACCGTCGCCGCGTTCCGTCCCGAAGCGGCCGAAATGGACATCGAGTTCGTCGTGCACCGCACCCCGGACGGCGAACTCGAGGGCCGTGCCGCGATATGGGCCTGCGGCGCCCGGCCCGGGGACGCGCTGGCACTCCTCGACCAGGGCGTCATGTTCGACTGCCCCGAGGATGCCTCCGAGGTCCTCGTCGTGGCCGACGAGAGCGGCATGCCCGCCGCCACGGGCATCCTGCGCTCCCTCCCCCGCGGCACCGTGGGCCGCCTGATCCAGGAGATCCCCACCCCCGACGACCGGCGCGACCTTGACGCGCCCGCCGGGATCGCCGTCACCTGGGTCGTGCGCGACGACCCGCACGCGGTCCCCGGCTCCGTCGCACTCGCCGAACTGCGGGGGCACACCCCGGTGGACGCCACCGGATACGCCTTCGTCGTCGGCGAGCAGAGCCTCGCCACCAAGGGACGCCGGCACCTGCACCGCGCCGGTCTCCCCAAGGACCGCATCACCTTCTCCGGCTTCTGGCGGCACGAGGCACGCCACGAGGACGCCTGA
- a CDS encoding GNAT family N-acetyltransferase: MITVRAMRMDDVDAVATIRVRGWQAAYAGIVPRSYLDAMSVEEDAFLRRKWLTTAGNRVENLVTTEDGVVTGWAALGPRAGEPREPGGGVACELYALYVRPDRIGTGTGRRLMSAVRSRAAELGHLRLEFWVLADNARARRFYTRAGFSPDGAEQVEEYDGVPLRDLRYGGDTSAPA, from the coding sequence GTGATCACGGTGCGGGCCATGCGCATGGACGACGTCGACGCCGTCGCCACGATCCGGGTGAGGGGCTGGCAGGCGGCGTACGCCGGGATCGTGCCGCGGAGTTACCTGGACGCGATGAGCGTCGAGGAGGACGCGTTCCTGCGCAGGAAGTGGCTGACGACCGCCGGGAACCGCGTGGAGAACCTCGTCACCACCGAGGACGGCGTCGTGACCGGCTGGGCGGCCCTCGGGCCGCGCGCCGGGGAACCCCGGGAGCCCGGCGGAGGCGTCGCCTGCGAGCTCTACGCCCTCTACGTGCGGCCGGACCGCATCGGCACCGGCACCGGGCGCCGGCTGATGTCGGCGGTGCGCTCGCGGGCGGCCGAACTCGGCCACCTGCGGCTGGAGTTCTGGGTGCTCGCCGACAACGCCCGCGCACGCCGCTTCTACACACGCGCCGGATTCTCGCCCGACGGCGCCGAGCAGGTCGAGGAGTACGACGGCGTTCCGCTCCGCGATCTGCGGTACGGGGGCGACACGAGCGCGCCCGCCTGA
- a CDS encoding ABC transporter ATP-binding protein has translation MSSTEETAAACGLRGHRLAAYDVTVSYDGVDVVHDAAITLRPGEVTALVGPNGSGKSTLLRTVARLQRARRATLTIDAHDGTTADGLALTAREFSRRVALLTQGRPTPSGLTVRDVVEFGRYPYRGRWGRPDPDGPAAVDRALALTGVADLAARGAEHLSGGQLQRVWLASCLAQETGVLLLDEPTTYLDLRYQVELLDLIRDLADDHGIAVGVVLHDLDQAAAVADRIALLRAGRIVADGRPEDVLTPQRLTDAYGIRVEVDTDPLTGLLRTRAVGRHHARNERPVTTP, from the coding sequence GTGAGTTCTACGGAAGAGACTGCCGCGGCCTGCGGCCTGCGCGGTCACCGGCTGGCGGCGTACGACGTGACCGTGTCGTACGACGGGGTCGACGTCGTCCATGACGCGGCGATCACCCTCCGGCCCGGTGAGGTGACCGCCCTCGTGGGCCCCAACGGCAGCGGCAAGTCGACGCTCCTGCGCACCGTGGCACGCCTGCAGCGGGCCCGCCGCGCCACGTTGACCATCGACGCGCACGACGGGACCACCGCCGACGGGCTCGCCCTGACGGCGCGTGAGTTCTCCCGCCGGGTGGCCCTGCTGACGCAGGGGCGCCCCACGCCGAGCGGGCTGACGGTACGGGACGTCGTGGAGTTCGGCCGCTACCCCTACCGGGGCCGCTGGGGCCGCCCCGACCCGGACGGTCCGGCCGCGGTGGATCGTGCGCTGGCGCTGACCGGTGTCGCGGACCTCGCCGCCCGGGGCGCCGAGCACCTCTCCGGCGGCCAGCTCCAGCGCGTCTGGCTCGCGAGCTGCCTCGCCCAGGAGACCGGTGTGCTCCTCCTCGACGAGCCCACGACCTACCTCGACCTGCGCTACCAGGTCGAACTGCTGGACCTGATCCGGGACCTGGCCGACGACCACGGCATCGCCGTCGGCGTCGTCCTGCACGACCTGGACCAGGCGGCCGCCGTCGCCGACCGGATCGCCCTGCTGCGGGCGGGCCGGATCGTCGCCGACGGTCGCCCCGAGGACGTGCTGACACCGCAACGCCTCACCGACGCCTACGGGATACGGGTCGAGGTCGACACCGATCCCCTCACCGGCCTGCTGCGCACCCGCGCCGTCGGCCGCCACCACGCACGCAACGAAAGGCCCGTCACCACCCCATGA